In one window of Frigoriglobus tundricola DNA:
- a CDS encoding RNA polymerase sigma factor, translating into MAVSLLPLVRHASRAAADGVLLEQFAVHRDQDAFAELVRRHGPLVYRTCRQMVGAADADDAFQATFLVLAARPRVAASTGSVAGWLIGVARRVSLQVRRSAHRRARHEAVAARRDPQACSVRGPTDGDGALTEEIARLPDGLRAPVVECLLRGRPQDQVAADLGCTTRTLRRRLELARGLLRSRLMRRGVVPAVAVSLTGGIGPAAPQPAGLGERTVAVALDVLAGKGTRPALLAKGTVKAMMAQTVYRWVAAAAVALVAVGMGFGGAVAPPVPAAATPAPSDEQQAKTVPPQAKAVSPVRYAPRITSADGPSPGVIRALAAEAEFLRGELTELWFGKDKRPGREWKVSVLGAKTGDPVPPPAADDIRVMY; encoded by the coding sequence TCCCGCGCAGCGGCCGATGGCGTTCTACTGGAACAGTTCGCCGTCCACCGCGACCAGGACGCGTTCGCCGAACTCGTGCGCCGCCACGGCCCGCTGGTGTACCGCACCTGCCGACAGATGGTCGGGGCGGCCGACGCCGATGACGCGTTTCAAGCCACCTTTCTTGTGCTCGCGGCCCGCCCACGCGTCGCCGCGTCAACCGGATCCGTCGCCGGGTGGCTCATCGGGGTGGCCCGCCGCGTGTCCTTACAGGTGCGCCGGTCGGCCCACCGACGGGCCCGCCACGAGGCGGTGGCGGCCCGTCGTGACCCGCAGGCGTGTTCGGTTCGGGGGCCGACGGATGGTGACGGTGCCCTCACCGAGGAGATCGCCCGCCTTCCGGACGGACTTCGCGCCCCGGTCGTCGAATGCCTCCTTCGGGGGCGCCCTCAGGACCAGGTCGCGGCCGATCTCGGCTGCACGACTCGCACGCTGAGGCGGCGGTTGGAGCTGGCTCGGGGCCTGCTCCGAAGCCGGTTGATGCGGCGGGGCGTTGTCCCGGCGGTGGCGGTCTCGCTGACCGGCGGTATCGGTCCGGCCGCACCCCAACCGGCAGGGCTGGGCGAACGAACGGTGGCCGTGGCGCTTGATGTTCTGGCCGGCAAGGGGACTCGTCCGGCCCTCCTCGCGAAAGGAACGGTTAAAGCCATGATGGCGCAAACAGTGTACCGGTGGGTGGCGGCCGCAGCGGTCGCCCTGGTCGCGGTCGGGATGGGGTTCGGCGGGGCGGTCGCCCCGCCCGTTCCGGCGGCCGCTACGCCGGCACCAAGTGATGAGCAGCAAGCCAAGACGGTTCCGCCGCAAGCCAAGGCCGTTTCGCCAGTACGATACGCGCCGAGAATCACCTCGGCCGACGGCCCGTCGCCCGGTGTCATTCGGGCGTTGGCGGCCGAGGCCGAATTCCTCCGCGGGGAGCTCACCGAGCTGTGGTTCGGGAAAGACAAACGCCCCGGGCGGGAGTGGAAGGTGTCGGTGCTCGGGGCGAAGACGGGTGACCCGGTGCCTCCCCCCGCCGCGGACGACATTCGTGTGATGTACTAG
- a CDS encoding sigma-70 family RNA polymerase sigma factor — protein sequence MALELDLIVQILLRERLRVAALASAITRDVHAADDIFQQVVLEALESRAQFRSPDHVLAWALRTARHRAVDCARSRRLHLLPDEILEALEARWAEPVGDSISDRGEALHGCLGQLTPSARELLQMRYAERLPVAEVAARLSRTVDAVYQMLSRIHRALRECVERKLPVGNGPPNAEGVRS from the coding sequence ATGGCTCTTGAACTGGATTTAATTGTCCAGATTCTGCTCCGCGAACGCCTCCGTGTGGCGGCCCTTGCGTCCGCCATTACCCGGGATGTCCACGCCGCAGACGACATCTTCCAGCAGGTCGTGCTGGAGGCACTGGAGTCGCGCGCCCAGTTCCGCAGCCCGGACCACGTTCTGGCCTGGGCCCTACGCACCGCCCGCCACCGGGCCGTGGACTGTGCCCGGAGCCGGCGGCTCCACCTGCTCCCGGACGAGATCTTGGAGGCGCTCGAGGCGCGGTGGGCCGAGCCGGTCGGGGACTCGATCTCGGACCGCGGCGAGGCGCTCCACGGGTGCCTGGGTCAGTTGACGCCGTCCGCACGGGAGCTGCTCCAGATGAGATACGCGGAGCGGTTGCCCGTGGCGGAAGTGGCGGCGCGGTTGAGCCGGACGGTCGATGCCGTGTACCAAATGCTCTCGCGCATCCACCGCGCCCTGCGCGAGTGCGTCGAGCGCAAACTGCCGGTTGGGAACGGACCCCCGAACGCAGAGGGGGTTCGCTCGTGA
- a CDS encoding FecR family protein, with product MSTHPDTRFADLLVRYWDDALAPAEAEELEQRLAADPAAREWLRVFALQVVAAAELRAARPAPERPAPERPAPERPAPERPAAAAERAPTERHKPSRRRALWSLGGGLAAAVAAVAGGRWLGTGPSDPAPAADRFVRLTAIRGAVVVRGADGAELPTDGAVPTGSTIATNGPGASVVLLYPNGTNVTLTEDSAVTLGPTDDRLRLDRGALAADVQPPLVSGSALTLATSETLITSATKAVVTLTQAVRLTELGVQHGSVSVTAPGGRWLGAVNGGELLTVRSDGECRKQAHPVAPDEYALDLTRPLPAGWAVGRLAARADRPALVPEFWFDPFHQRQMFQIRSDKAWARGFFRLTPDSVVKVRYRVARPGSGQVCLCVRTPDVRSPDTGMLEWNGHYGAGGADDGSWQTLEIRAGAMLENRYAPQFGYPWVSFLLIFNTFETDLGLQVAEFRVTAPN from the coding sequence GTGAGCACGCACCCGGACACCCGGTTCGCCGACCTGCTCGTGCGGTACTGGGACGACGCGCTCGCGCCCGCGGAGGCGGAGGAGCTGGAGCAGCGGCTGGCCGCCGATCCGGCCGCGCGCGAGTGGCTCCGGGTGTTCGCGCTCCAGGTGGTCGCGGCCGCGGAGTTGCGTGCGGCGCGGCCCGCTCCGGAACGCCCCGCTCCGGAACGCCCCGCCCCGGAACGCCCCGCCCCGGAACGCCCCGCGGCCGCCGCGGAACGCGCACCGACCGAGCGGCACAAGCCGAGTCGGCGCCGCGCGTTGTGGTCCCTCGGCGGGGGCCTGGCGGCCGCGGTCGCCGCGGTCGCGGGCGGCCGGTGGCTGGGCACGGGACCGTCCGATCCGGCGCCCGCGGCGGACCGGTTCGTCCGGCTCACCGCGATTCGTGGTGCGGTGGTGGTGCGCGGCGCGGACGGTGCCGAGCTGCCGACCGATGGCGCCGTGCCGACCGGGAGCACGATCGCGACCAACGGCCCGGGCGCGTCGGTCGTGCTGCTGTACCCGAACGGGACCAACGTGACGCTGACCGAGGACTCGGCCGTCACCCTCGGCCCGACCGACGATCGGCTCCGGCTCGACCGCGGGGCGCTCGCCGCGGACGTGCAGCCGCCGCTCGTCAGCGGCTCCGCGCTGACACTGGCGACATCGGAAACGCTCATCACCAGCGCGACCAAGGCGGTCGTGACGCTCACGCAGGCGGTGCGGCTGACGGAACTGGGCGTGCAGCACGGGTCCGTGAGTGTGACCGCGCCCGGCGGGCGCTGGCTGGGCGCGGTGAACGGGGGGGAACTGCTCACGGTCCGGTCCGACGGCGAGTGCCGGAAGCAAGCGCACCCCGTCGCGCCGGACGAGTACGCCCTGGACCTGACCCGCCCGCTACCGGCGGGCTGGGCCGTGGGGCGGCTCGCGGCCCGCGCCGACCGCCCGGCCCTAGTTCCCGAGTTCTGGTTCGACCCGTTCCACCAGCGGCAGATGTTCCAGATCCGCTCCGACAAGGCGTGGGCCCGGGGCTTCTTCCGGCTGACGCCGGACTCGGTGGTGAAGGTACGCTACCGAGTGGCGCGGCCCGGTTCGGGACAGGTGTGCCTGTGCGTCCGCACGCCGGACGTCCGCTCCCCCGACACCGGAATGCTGGAGTGGAACGGCCATTACGGCGCGGGGGGGGCCGATGACGGTTCCTGGCAGACGCTCGAAATACGTGCCGGCGCGATGCTCGAAAACCGGTACGCGCCGCAATTTGGTTATCCCTGGGTCAGTTTCTTACTCATCTTCAACACGTTCGAGACGGACCTGGGGTTGCAAGTGGCCGAGTTCCGGGTGACCGCCCCGAACTGA
- a CDS encoding DUF1559 family PulG-like putative transporter — translation MRFLFPRARSARAFTLIELLVVIAIIAILIGLLLPAVQKVREAAARIQSSNNLKQIGIALHAAHDTMGVFPPLLVNQWESFNGGSGAVHYAGPYLPNNINTCGSDKTTFFYALLPYIEQQNLYSSISGYQYFLMGTRKDNPNLLVGSTTPKTYIAPSDNSPYQYVNWSWPYTNNEQVFQMGLVSYAANARVFGQSAPTGDGGWSVWEVAWNNAGGGAMRMTGITDGTSNTMAVVERSMVRGSQQMYYKDWSVVNSGNGSVTPGGISMWATTDTPPEGMPFFGCNCKDPTQTWDATYGQWWLANCRMVAGDPNEYFQPPTPRLVLSQQQAFNIYPYNVAGTQTLMCDGSVRLMPTSVSVQAWSAAVTPAGGEVISLP, via the coding sequence ATGCGGTTCCTCTTCCCTCGGGCGCGTTCCGCTCGCGCCTTCACGCTCATCGAACTGTTGGTGGTGATCGCGATCATCGCGATTCTCATCGGCCTTCTTCTCCCGGCCGTCCAGAAGGTGCGCGAGGCCGCGGCCCGCATCCAGTCCTCGAACAACCTGAAGCAGATCGGGATCGCCCTGCACGCCGCCCACGACACGATGGGCGTGTTCCCGCCGCTGCTGGTCAACCAGTGGGAGTCGTTCAACGGCGGCTCGGGTGCGGTGCATTACGCCGGCCCGTACCTGCCGAACAACATCAACACCTGCGGGAGCGACAAGACCACGTTCTTCTACGCCCTGCTGCCGTACATCGAGCAGCAGAACCTGTACAGCTCGATCAGCGGGTACCAGTACTTCCTGATGGGGACGCGCAAAGACAACCCGAACCTGCTGGTCGGCTCGACCACCCCCAAGACGTACATCGCGCCGTCCGACAACAGCCCGTACCAGTACGTCAACTGGTCCTGGCCGTACACGAACAACGAGCAGGTGTTCCAGATGGGCCTGGTCAGCTACGCGGCCAACGCCCGGGTGTTCGGCCAATCGGCCCCGACCGGCGACGGCGGGTGGAGCGTTTGGGAGGTGGCGTGGAACAACGCCGGTGGCGGGGCGATGCGGATGACCGGCATCACCGACGGCACCTCGAACACGATGGCCGTGGTCGAACGTTCGATGGTGCGCGGCAGCCAGCAAATGTATTACAAAGACTGGAGCGTGGTAAACTCCGGGAACGGTTCGGTCACGCCCGGGGGCATCAGCATGTGGGCGACCACCGACACGCCGCCGGAGGGGATGCCGTTCTTCGGGTGCAACTGTAAGGACCCGACCCAGACCTGGGACGCCACCTACGGTCAGTGGTGGCTGGCCAACTGCCGGATGGTCGCCGGGGACCCGAACGAGTACTTCCAGCCGCCCACCCCGCGCCTCGTGCTGTCCCAGCAGCAGGCGTTCAACATCTATCCCTATAACGTTGCCGGAACCCAGACCCTGATGTGCGACGGGAGCGTCCGTCTCATGCCGACGTCGGTGTCCGTCCAGGCCTGGAGTGCGGCGGTCACCCCGGCCGGGGGCGAAGTGATCTCCCTCCCGTGA
- a CDS encoding MFS transporter, which produces MPASEGSRPPHLSQITRAEWGLILILVAIQFTHMVDFVIIMPLGGRLMKELSISPDQFAQIVSAYAWAAGVASLLASFVMDRFDRKTVLIAMYAGFALSTLFCGLASGYEWLLVSRTLAGAFGGTAAVALMAVIGDVFPPEKRGRATGAVISAFAVASIAGLPAGLLLAEEYGRGAPFIALAALSLGVWAGAWAKLPPVRGHLSSERPNRWAEFREVVRHPDHLGAFAFSFFLVLGTFTVASFIGPYLMATNGWSEGQLSQIYFVAGTCTLIGMTVIGRLSDRLPRLGLFRVLGFGALVMAIVITNLPAGPLWVATITMSAFMVFAAGRMAPVQAMLLGVAERKNRGAFMSVNTAVQHVATGLAPLIAGALVTTTPDGHLVGYPNPGWFNVGLVAAATAAISLALAGLLRPARTDASPLDAPTHAQAEPEKDAEPEVVEAVG; this is translated from the coding sequence ATGCCCGCGTCGGAAGGATCCCGCCCGCCCCATCTGTCCCAGATCACGAGAGCGGAGTGGGGACTGATCCTCATCCTCGTGGCGATCCAGTTCACGCACATGGTCGATTTCGTCATCATCATGCCGCTCGGCGGCCGGTTGATGAAGGAACTGTCGATCAGCCCGGACCAGTTCGCTCAAATCGTCTCGGCGTACGCCTGGGCGGCGGGCGTCGCGAGCCTGCTCGCGAGCTTCGTGATGGACCGGTTCGACCGCAAGACGGTGCTGATAGCCATGTACGCGGGGTTCGCCCTCAGCACCCTGTTTTGTGGTCTGGCGTCCGGGTACGAGTGGCTGCTCGTGTCGCGGACCCTGGCCGGGGCGTTCGGCGGGACGGCCGCGGTGGCGCTCATGGCCGTTATCGGCGACGTGTTTCCGCCGGAGAAGCGCGGGCGGGCGACGGGGGCGGTCATTTCGGCGTTCGCGGTCGCGTCCATCGCCGGCCTCCCGGCCGGACTGTTGCTGGCCGAGGAGTACGGACGCGGGGCGCCGTTCATCGCGCTCGCGGCGCTGAGCCTGGGCGTGTGGGCCGGCGCGTGGGCGAAACTGCCGCCCGTGCGCGGGCACCTTTCGTCCGAGCGCCCGAACCGCTGGGCCGAGTTCCGAGAAGTGGTGCGCCACCCCGACCACCTCGGGGCGTTCGCCTTCTCGTTCTTCCTCGTGCTGGGCACGTTCACGGTCGCGTCGTTCATCGGCCCGTACCTGATGGCCACGAACGGCTGGTCCGAGGGGCAACTGTCGCAGATCTACTTCGTCGCCGGCACCTGCACCCTCATTGGGATGACGGTCATCGGCCGCCTCTCCGACCGCTTACCGCGGCTGGGGCTGTTCCGCGTGCTCGGCTTCGGGGCGCTGGTCATGGCCATCGTGATCACGAACCTGCCGGCCGGGCCGCTCTGGGTGGCGACGATCACGATGAGCGCGTTCATGGTGTTCGCGGCCGGCCGGATGGCGCCGGTGCAGGCCATGCTCCTCGGCGTGGCGGAACGGAAAAACCGCGGCGCGTTCATGAGCGTGAACACGGCGGTGCAGCACGTGGCGACGGGGCTGGCCCCGCTGATCGCGGGCGCGCTGGTGACGACGACCCCGGACGGCCACCTGGTCGGCTACCCGAACCCCGGTTGGTTCAACGTCGGGCTGGTCGCTGCCGCGACGGCGGCGATTTCGCTGGCCCTCGCGGGCCTGCTCCGCCCGGCGCGGACGGACGCGTCCCCGCTCGACGCGCCGACGCACGCGCAGGCGGAGCCAGAAAAGGATGCGGAGCCGGAAGTGGTCGAAGCGGTGGGGTGA
- a CDS encoding DUF1501 domain-containing protein: MFGITDRRHFLKHAAAGAAVTVPGLSFMTNIRAKAAELKKKQKSLIILWMGGGPSTIDLWDMKPGSPNGGEHKPKSTAASGIQITEHMPKVAEQFKNLSIIRSLSSGEGDHARGTYRMNTGNKPSPILEYPSIGSVLSYYQAMDAEAAKNADIPAFISLGNTVGTNPLTQNQVGGGFLGMKYSPFLVQNPGSPPENVSSPVADDRTVRRAAIFGQLEGGLVQHGTDKKAVMDAAQAHKEVYEKALSLVVSSRKEVFNLDKEIDGKPIDTKLKEEYGAAGPGANNFGRGCLLARKLVEAGVACVEITLGGWDMHQGIFNALATRQLPTLDKGMGTLVKDLAQRGKLKDTVIVWMGDFGRTPRINQNGGRDHYPAAWSVVVGGGNIKGGVAYGATDKDGTQAVEGKVGVHDLYGTLYRGLGIDPTPETNASVRDNLGRPYYVAGDRSKKDDNTDAKLSEYWIKEVVS; this comes from the coding sequence ATGTTCGGCATTACGGATCGTCGGCACTTCCTGAAGCACGCGGCCGCGGGCGCGGCGGTGACGGTTCCCGGCCTGTCGTTCATGACCAACATCCGGGCGAAGGCCGCCGAGCTGAAGAAGAAGCAGAAGAGCCTCATCATCCTGTGGATGGGCGGCGGCCCCTCCACGATCGACCTGTGGGACATGAAGCCGGGCAGCCCCAACGGCGGCGAACACAAGCCGAAGTCGACGGCGGCGAGCGGCATCCAGATCACCGAACACATGCCGAAGGTCGCCGAGCAGTTCAAGAACCTGTCGATCATCCGCTCGCTCAGCTCCGGTGAGGGCGACCACGCCCGCGGCACCTACCGCATGAACACCGGCAACAAGCCGAGCCCGATCCTGGAATACCCGTCGATCGGCTCGGTCCTGAGCTACTACCAGGCGATGGACGCCGAGGCGGCCAAGAACGCGGACATCCCGGCCTTCATCTCGCTCGGCAACACCGTCGGCACCAACCCGCTGACGCAGAACCAGGTCGGCGGCGGCTTCCTCGGCATGAAGTACTCGCCGTTCCTCGTCCAGAACCCCGGCTCCCCGCCGGAAAACGTCTCCTCGCCGGTCGCCGACGACCGCACCGTCCGCCGCGCCGCCATCTTCGGGCAGCTCGAAGGCGGGCTGGTCCAGCACGGGACCGACAAGAAGGCCGTGATGGACGCCGCCCAGGCGCACAAGGAAGTGTACGAGAAGGCCCTGAGCCTCGTGGTTTCCAGCCGCAAGGAGGTCTTCAACCTGGACAAGGAAATCGACGGCAAGCCGATCGACACGAAGCTGAAGGAAGAGTACGGGGCCGCCGGCCCCGGCGCCAACAACTTCGGCCGCGGCTGCCTCCTGGCCCGCAAGCTCGTCGAGGCCGGCGTCGCCTGCGTCGAGATCACCCTCGGCGGCTGGGACATGCACCAGGGCATCTTCAACGCCCTGGCCACCCGCCAACTGCCGACGCTCGACAAGGGCATGGGCACCCTGGTGAAGGACCTGGCCCAGCGGGGCAAGCTGAAGGACACCGTGATCGTGTGGATGGGCGACTTCGGCCGCACCCCGCGCATCAACCAGAACGGCGGTCGCGACCACTACCCGGCCGCGTGGAGCGTGGTGGTCGGCGGCGGTAACATCAAGGGCGGCGTGGCCTATGGGGCCACCGACAAGGACGGCACGCAGGCGGTCGAGGGCAAGGTCGGCGTTCACGACCTCTACGGCACCCTGTACCGCGGCCTCGGCATCGACCCGACCCCGGAAACGAACGCCAGCGTCCGCGACAACCTCGGCCGACCGTACTACGTCGCCGGCGACCGCTCGAAGAAGGACGACAACACCGACGCCAAGCTGAGCGAGTACTGGATCAAGGAAGTCGTCAGCTAA
- a CDS encoding MarR family winged helix-turn-helix transcriptional regulator → MTWIPQNSAGHLINRAARLLTRLADARLKSLGVAGGYIPVLAALQDGSELSQTALAHVARVEQPTMAATLTRMERDGLIRRAPDPADGRGSLIRLTPVAMAKLPGAKKALSSLAKEVLEGFDDAEQERLVGLVQKMLVNLEKIATRDED, encoded by the coding sequence ATGACGTGGATCCCCCAGAACTCGGCCGGGCACCTCATCAACCGGGCGGCCCGGCTCCTGACCCGGCTGGCGGACGCGCGGCTGAAGTCGCTCGGCGTCGCCGGCGGGTACATTCCCGTACTGGCAGCACTTCAGGACGGGTCCGAGCTGTCGCAGACGGCCCTGGCCCACGTCGCGCGGGTCGAGCAACCCACGATGGCGGCGACGCTGACCCGGATGGAGCGGGACGGCTTGATCCGCCGCGCGCCCGACCCGGCCGACGGGCGCGGCAGCCTGATCCGCCTGACCCCGGTGGCAATGGCCAAACTGCCCGGCGCCAAGAAGGCCCTTTCGAGTCTCGCCAAGGAAGTTCTGGAGGGATTCGATGACGCCGAGCAGGAGCGCCTCGTTGGTCTCGTGCAGAAGATGCTCGTGAACCTGGAAAAGATCGCGACCCGGGACGAAGACTGA
- a CDS encoding FAD-dependent oxidoreductase — MNAPRIAIVGGGPGGLMLARTLHVRGATAVVFERDPHPLARPQGGTLDVHADTGQLALSRAGLTSEFLRIARYDDQGSRLLDKTGRVVFEEPDPSAGDRPEVDRTALRDILLRSVPETWVQWDHGLRAVRPRSDGTYDLEFENGTIGPFDLIVGADGTWSRVRPLVSPYRPQYTGITMIEFGIDDIDARHPALARLVGRGKMEVQGDARAVIAQRNANAHVRVYLVFRVPETWPARTFDFASPAAARTGLLAQFAGWAPELLDLIRAGNDHIVPRPIYALPIDHRWPNRIGVTLLGDAAHVMSPFGGDGVNNALFDAAELGRHLTERADWPGAVAAYEADMFERTIGSAAHAAEAVATVLSHDDLALTLEHLKAHRGSRDGAVAPA, encoded by the coding sequence ATGAATGCGCCACGGATCGCGATCGTCGGGGGCGGACCGGGCGGCCTGATGCTCGCGCGGACGCTCCACGTGCGTGGGGCGACCGCCGTCGTGTTCGAGCGTGACCCGCACCCGCTCGCCCGGCCGCAGGGGGGAACCCTCGACGTCCACGCGGACACCGGACAACTCGCTCTGTCACGAGCCGGTCTCACCAGCGAGTTCCTTCGCATCGCCCGGTACGATGACCAGGGGAGCCGCCTGCTCGACAAGACCGGCCGGGTGGTGTTCGAGGAACCGGACCCGTCCGCCGGGGACCGGCCGGAGGTCGATCGGACCGCCCTGCGGGACATTTTGCTGCGGTCCGTTCCCGAAACGTGGGTCCAGTGGGACCACGGGTTGCGGGCGGTGCGGCCGAGGAGCGACGGAACCTACGATCTGGAGTTCGAGAACGGTACAATCGGTCCGTTCGATCTGATCGTGGGGGCCGACGGCACCTGGTCCCGGGTTCGACCGCTGGTTTCGCCGTACCGGCCGCAGTACACCGGGATCACGATGATCGAGTTCGGGATCGATGACATTGACGCCCGCCACCCGGCACTGGCCCGGCTGGTCGGCCGCGGCAAAATGGAAGTCCAGGGCGACGCCCGAGCCGTCATCGCGCAGCGGAACGCCAACGCACACGTTCGGGTGTACCTGGTCTTCCGGGTTCCGGAGACCTGGCCGGCCCGGACGTTCGATTTCGCGTCGCCGGCCGCTGCCCGAACCGGATTGCTCGCGCAGTTCGCCGGGTGGGCGCCGGAACTCCTCGATCTCATCCGGGCCGGCAACGATCACATTGTTCCCCGCCCCATCTACGCGCTACCAATTGATCACCGGTGGCCGAACCGGATCGGCGTGACCCTGCTCGGCGACGCCGCCCATGTGATGTCGCCGTTCGGTGGCGACGGGGTCAACAACGCCCTGTTCGACGCCGCCGAGTTGGGCCGGCACCTCACGGAGAGGGCCGATTGGCCCGGCGCGGTCGCGGCTTACGAGGCCGACATGTTCGAGCGGACGATCGGGTCCGCGGCCCACGCGGCCGAGGCCGTCGCGACGGTCCTGTCGCACGACGACCTGGCCCTGACTCTGGAACACTTGAAGGCCCACCGCGGCTCCCGGGACGGAGCGGTCGCACCGGCCTGA
- a CDS encoding sulfatase family protein — protein MAAPAVRADEPKPMNVVVLLADDWRHDTLGCAGNPVLKTPHLDQLAKTGFRFTHGCVTTSICGVSRASLLTGQWMSRHGNEAFAMFKTPWAETYPGILRANGYWVGHVGKWHNGAFPKERFDFGRSYSGTHWVKRLNAEPVHVTQLNESDALEFLRTRPKDKPFGLTLAFFAAHAEDDNPKQYLPQPGSAGLYANDTIPVPATATREALERLPPFLQRPTNEGRKRWTWRFDTPEKYQSMMKNYYRLCTEVDATCGAVIAELKRQGVLDHTLVIFTGDNGYFHGERGLADKWYPYEESIRVPLIVHDPRTPAAAKGKTNSDFVLNVDIAPTILAATGAAAPKTMQGRDFAPLYREAKRPDPPWRAEFFYEHAVIGTKDRIPASQALVRHDAKYIDWPDFRYEELFDLTADPQEQKNLINDPVRAKQLAEMKQRFEKLRAQAK, from the coding sequence ATGGCAGCGCCTGCGGTGCGTGCGGATGAACCGAAGCCGATGAACGTGGTCGTGCTGCTCGCTGACGACTGGCGGCACGACACGCTCGGCTGCGCCGGCAACCCGGTCCTGAAGACGCCGCACCTCGACCAGCTCGCGAAGACCGGGTTCCGGTTCACGCACGGGTGCGTGACCACGTCCATCTGCGGCGTGAGCCGGGCGTCACTTCTGACCGGCCAGTGGATGTCCCGGCACGGGAACGAAGCGTTCGCCATGTTCAAAACGCCGTGGGCCGAGACCTACCCCGGAATCCTTCGCGCCAACGGCTACTGGGTGGGGCACGTCGGGAAGTGGCACAACGGCGCGTTCCCCAAAGAGCGGTTCGACTTCGGCCGCAGTTACTCGGGCACGCACTGGGTCAAGCGACTCAACGCCGAACCCGTTCACGTCACCCAACTGAACGAATCGGACGCGCTCGAGTTCCTCCGCACCCGCCCCAAGGACAAACCGTTCGGCCTGACGCTGGCGTTCTTCGCCGCGCACGCGGAGGACGACAACCCGAAGCAGTATCTACCGCAACCCGGCAGCGCGGGGCTGTACGCGAACGATACCATCCCGGTGCCCGCGACCGCGACCCGGGAGGCGCTCGAGCGCTTGCCGCCGTTCCTGCAACGGCCCACGAACGAGGGCCGCAAGCGCTGGACCTGGCGGTTCGACACGCCGGAAAAGTACCAGTCGATGATGAAGAACTACTACCGGCTCTGCACGGAGGTGGACGCGACCTGCGGCGCCGTGATCGCCGAGCTGAAGCGGCAGGGCGTTCTGGACCACACGCTCGTGATCTTCACCGGCGACAACGGCTACTTCCACGGCGAGCGCGGCCTCGCGGACAAGTGGTACCCCTACGAGGAGAGCATCCGCGTACCGCTCATCGTCCACGACCCGCGCACGCCCGCCGCCGCAAAGGGGAAAACGAATAGCGATTTCGTGCTGAACGTCGACATCGCGCCGACGATCCTTGCGGCGACGGGTGCCGCGGCCCCCAAGACGATGCAGGGGCGCGACTTCGCGCCGCTCTACCGCGAGGCGAAGCGGCCCGACCCGCCGTGGCGCGCGGAGTTCTTCTACGAACACGCCGTCATCGGCACCAAGGACCGCATCCCGGCGTCGCAAGCGCTCGTGCGCCACGACGCCAAGTACATCGACTGGCCCGACTTCCGGTACGAGGAACTCTTCGACCTCACAGCCGATCCGCAGGAGCAGAAGAACCTCATCAACGACCCCGTCCGCGCGAAGCAGCTCGCGGAGATGAAACAGCGGTTCGAGAAACTCCGGGCGCAGGCGAAGTGA